The Vigna unguiculata cultivar IT97K-499-35 chromosome 1, ASM411807v1, whole genome shotgun sequence nucleotide sequence ATACATCATGTTCACTTGGTGCAGAGAaccaaatattattgaaaacaaCATTGGGGAGTTGTTGctgttatttttgttaattgtaGCATGAACTGAGGTTGTCTTTGATAACAATGTTTTGAAACATGTCTTATTTGCTTGCGGTTGTCGTTGAAGTGAAGGGGTTTAAGGTGGTGGATGCTTTGACAACACTGGCATTCCTGTTTCTATGGTGACGACAACATTATCTATCACAAATAGCTGTACAATAATTACACTTTTCATTTTGTCGCATATTCAGCTTAAATTATCAACAAACTTTTTACGCAATCTGCTTCAGAGTTGAGTAACAAAATAATTCGCTGGACTTGACTAAAGTAGAGTCCTCCTTCtacaaacaaattattaaagaaaaggtcttgtttatataattagaagaagattataacttaaaatataattctcaCATTTGAATTGTTTTGCTACAGTTTTGATCTACGAGTAAACTTTCTATTTAAACACCTTTTTATATGGTTCTAATATGGATCAGAGTATTGAGCACAGTTCCTTCATGGGCCTCCGGCATGCTCGCCGGTTGTGACCACAACTTCAGAGTTTAGTGGATAAAAAGAACTGCACAATTACACAATCATAATAACATCCACAACGTAAACCTATTATAACAACATAACTTACTGCTTTAAGTTTTATGTGATGGATGGAATTAATATATATAGGAAAATCTCACTtagtttaagataaaaaaacataataggATTATAGATTATAACTTCATATTTCTTTTCGTCACatgtgaaatattttaaatttgtgtttgattttcattacaattttgtagtaaaataatatacGAAAAAGTTGTttgtattatataaaatttttatataatgttattctTTAGTCCACagttgtagttttttttttcgattatTCTTTAATTGACAATCATTGTGATTATTTTTGGATCTGGAgattcataatatattattgtgattttcttttggatttggagatttataatatattattgatttctctgtgttaatcttatttttttattaataaagtgaTTATTGGATTATTAAAGTAACATTCTTTCCCAACAAGTATTAAAAgtgatgtaaatttttttatataagttttggattcttaaaaataaaattatgggttaaatatgtttttagtccctcaagtttcagtaaaatttagaattagtcactctttcaaatttttgatcaatttagtccttcatctttaaaatgcatgaatttagtcattttaacccaattttgttaagtttatctggtTTCaggtgcatttcatgatagtatttgaattgttcataccgtttgacacatttttgctttagtattaactcaaatattatcataaaatgcgtttaaaatgtcaaataaacttaacaaaatttggtaagaaggactaaatccacgcatctctaaagataaatgactaaattgatataaaatttcgaaaagggactaattctaaaattcactaaaacttgagggaccaaaaacatatttaatccaaaaattattaataatattaaagtcaATAATCATCTTATCAACCAACTTAATTAGTTAACACTCATTACTTTGATTTAAtggataaaaacaaattatgacGGTCAATCTCACTCTAATAAGTCCCTTAAAAAAGTCCATCAATTTCATCttcaaataaacaaattataaccATACAGATACCCGAtgtaaattaagaaataatatattttgactattttttttgataaaatttacttttcaacacactaaacatttttcttcttttttcaaattataagaaACCTTTCTCTCATACATTAAGATGTGATCACGCGTGTATTATCAAAAGTTTGTCAACAAAActttatcaaaaaataatttttctaaaattaaataaaagaaaatggtaaaataaaacttcaaatgcatgcaaataattaataaaatgtaatcTAGTTTATGTTTGTAAACTTTACTTGTAGTGAAACAATTGGCGGCCAACTTAAATTGAACTAAAGggtcttttcttctttttttaacacAATGATTTGACTCAGTTTGGATCAATTATAAGAATAATACCTATTAAATAGACTCTATTGATCTAAATATTAAGATAATAGAAATATTGATTCATCAAACAACAAGTCATTAACATAGAGATAATAATGTTGTACAAACAACTAGCACTCATCTCATGTTTCTTCCTCACTTATTAGAATTGAGTAAAGAAAGTCATTACGTCAAACTCTTTCAGCATTTAACGGTTGTTTTAGCAAACCTAATCATGGAAAAGTATAAgccattcattttttttatatggtatTTATTTAATCCATAAATTTATACAGAATAAAATTGTACCATCATTCAGCCAccattaaataataaacaaaattaaataccaaatatattttttaagaaattttattgTGTCTTCTGTTGGTTGAAACAGGTGTTCTCGttcttttaagaatttaaatatgAGTTTGAGTTACACGTAAAATCGAAATAAGATTGAATACCTGAGATTTGTAAACCAATTATATTAAGGTGTTTTGGATTCAAAGTTATGGGTTGATCTCTTGTCCTCTGGCTAAATGGCTAAAAGCTTGTATTATGAGATTTTTTCAAACACTTAATTAGAGTATTTCCAGAACTGAATGAAGAGATATTCTGACATTTCAAAAGGTATAAATATAAACCACAAGGTGCAAAAAGAAGTTAGATAGCTCACCAACCCAAATCCAAATACCTATTTCTAAtgttatataacataaaaatagaactatatatatatatatatacatatatatatatatatatatgaaaataattaatttaggtaatttataaatatataacttatagctgactatatttataattttttttaactatagtgcaataatatatatatatatatatatatatatatatatatataattgttaataatttattggtTGGTGGTCAGTATCCCATTATTTTAAAGATCCCGAGTTTTATACCTGTAAaactaattgttttattttcaaacacaatttatttcattatttaatcatcaactcattttaacaaatttttcgAACTTGTGAAGAAAACATTtcctaactaatataatttctttaatccCGTTTTTCAGACAATAATAGTACGAGGAACAATTGCAACATAGCTGGGAATAacttgagatttttttttttggttaacaTTAGTCTTTTTTAGTTATTGTATTGTTAGTGAGGAACTTTTTCCATtggtaaaattttttaatttcatattggATTAATGACATACACCTTTTTGTAATCAAGAAAATTTATGACGGAATAACAAGAAAGATGCATGCTTTAGGAAATCTTAGTTGATTAATTACGAATAAGttacaaatttttccttttgcaattTCTCTCAATAATTAGAAAGGTTACTGAAAAATATTTCCCTCACGAATTCCATCATAAATCAATGAATTTCTTATAATGAATATGGAATCATCACGTTTAATGgaagaaaatagttttttaaaatctagAATTGAAAACAACATGTTATTATCATtagtttactttttataaagtaatatttcGAGAAAATCATGTTTTCGGATAAAGACTTTTCGAGtaagtttttaataatttttttttttcacaaatagtacaaatttaagtttaacaggtcaataaatttgagttttatttttcattgtattttttCTTAACTCTATTTTGTTCTCTTCAGGTAGAGTATTGGGATTGAGTAGACTAACATTGTGGCTTGATGGTGATGAAAGAACTCTAACTTTGCCAAACTTGATCTATATTACATTACTTATTTCATGGCATAAGTTAGACTAAACCAAAGTTCCAATCAATTTGTAACATTCATACTATTGCATTGTTTAATAGAAAATATGTGTTTTAATTATGAGGTTATAACCTTTATTCTAATCTTTGACCCAACAACTGTTATTAAAATTGGTTATTTGTCTTGATAGTTGAATTAGATAACGATAACATAAATTATGAGAACATTTacttaatgtttttaatttaaaatatatttagaaaaaaaattcagttcTTAAATATTATAGAGGTATGGggagagaatatatatatattgtatatacataatctaaaattgaaattaaaagataGATATAAGAACGTAGGGATCTGTTTGGTTTATAAGTAGGGGTATTACTGGAAAGATACAACATTATTGAGACATCAGCCCAACCttataaggcattgacaccactctcaacccaaaaccttaaggtatTGACtcacccaaaaccttaagactcacacttggatttctAACAGAATCGAAACATGAGAGGCTAAATGAGAATTGATTAGTTATTTATCAAGAAAAGTATATTATTAGAACAAGTGTGACATGTTTTCATGATAAATTGGATGCATCATTTCCCATTAGAAGGCTAGTTAAAAGTATATAAACattgacaatttttttctctcttttatttccCCCTCCttgtcaaataaaatatatgcactttaatttcacaaaaaattatcaatttttcaaCTAGATTGCATGCAAGTAGTACATAATAATGGTTAATGATGAGGGTGTGAATTAGCTCTCTATTGTGCTTGTCAAATAAGATAGATACgattttaaacaattaattcccaaatttcatgtatttgtttggaagaaattttggaaaaatgtACATAAATGAAGGTGAATAAAGAAATTTTAGAATGTTGGAAATAACCGCCAATGTTTTGTGAGACCAAGGTTTGAAAACCTATTCTTGTTTTGCTAATTATGGTTTGTTACTTCGGGGACCATGCATGCAGGAGCGTGTGACATGTCATTTGAGAAAGTGACCAAATTTAGCAAAACATTTTTAACCATTCTCTAAAGATCATGTTCTTCCATTCATATCGAAAAAACAATTTGGCCAAGTTTGGTAAAGAAATTGTGAATTGCGTTATCTTTGTTAATTAGGCCTTAATTGTGAATAATAAGTAAACCCCATAAACTAAAGATGGCATAATCTTATCCGTTTTAAGTATAACACGAAAACCAAAAGAAACTCATTCTTTTACGTAGAATACAAACATTATTCCACAATGGGTGGTGATGATCCACAAGATGTAGCTGATAGGGAACGCATTTTCAAGCATTTTGATTCCAATGGTGATAACCAAATCTCTTCACAAGAGCTTGGTGAAGCCCTTAAAGCACTGGGATCTGTTACCCCAGATGAAGTGCAACGTATGATGGATGAAATTGACACAGATGGTGATGGCTTCATTTCTCATCAAGAGTTCACAGATTTTGCAATAGCCAACCGTGGTCTAATCAGGGATGTAGCCaagattttttaagttttttcccATTCAACAATATTTACATCACGCaatcatttttatattctatGTAACAATGGTAGGTTCATGATGTTGGCCTTTTTCGCATGTTCATTATTATAAAGGAAGCTCCTTCATAAGTTAGAGGTAGTTGAGATGCTCTATTCTCAATACGCAACACCACAAGTTATGTAATCAAATTCTTAATCCTTAAGGTTGCAACCAGACACTAcacatctcttttttttttttttgttgacatAACTCATGAacatgtataaaatataaataaatgtacaGAGCTATATATATACGTATATATACATCAAACTATATAtgtaaaacagaaaataaaataaaccatatggtaaaatttaaatttattgattgaAAAGTATCTTTACTTTATACATTACGTGTTCATCTTCGTCTATTCTTAATGTATTCCCTGTGTGTccttttattcttttacttGTTGAGGGCATTAATATGAATTAGGTGAGGGAGAAGTAGAATAGGGTATTCTCAAAATGGAAACTCCAACACGCCCTTCATTGAAGGGTGTTTTCCATCCAACAGAAAAAAACGTTTCATTCACTATCATAGTGATGTAACCAATTTTGCTAATAACTAAGTTAGAGAACCTATGTCACTTGAATATCTTCTAGCTTTACtaataactaaaatatgttCGTGAACTTCAATAACACCTGCAACGAAATGATACAGAATCATATTTATGAGAAAGAGctttaaaatgaaattgaaaatcataaatttcCCAACATGATTCACAAACATGAATGAAAATCTATTAGGTTACCCTTTGTGAAAAGGGAAAGGGAAGGTATCTACACACAATCTTCATCTAAGCTCCTatttctatttacaattttaactcGCTCACATCTAATCTTTAGCACTCTTAGTCACAATCATCACAAAAAGTAAAAGGTTATTGAAGAGTTGTCAACATATGTTTTATCGACCATAGAGATAGTCATCATCCTCAAACTCTGCAACTCCTAGCATTGCTAAAGCCAAGTGACTTTTCATCTCATTATTAGTTTGTTGTAACTGAGAATAACAATCAATCACGCATCCATTTCCAAGAAAACTGGATTTCTTTCTTCTAGACAAAAGAGGTTCTTCTTCACCCTTCAGTATTGCAATAATCTCACGTATGCCAGGTCTCCGAGATTCTTCATTGGTGACACAGGCAGCTGCTGCTTCAATCATTCTACCCATTTGATTTGAGAATCTCAGACTGCACTTCAGTTGAGGATCCAGCAACTCTTCAATGGCACCTTTCCCTTTCTGTAGAAAAGGTTTCGCCTGCAAATGAATTTTGGATTGGACGTGTGTTAACAACACCATATCAATTCCATATTACTGTTCTTAACTTAAATGCAGTGCCGTAATTACAACCACAAATGTGGTCATAAATGTGAAACTTTCGTGGA carries:
- the LOC114174399 gene encoding polcalcin Che a 3; translated protein: MGGDDPQDVADRERIFKHFDSNGDNQISSQELGEALKALGSVTPDEVQRMMDEIDTDGDGFISHQEFTDFAIANRGLIRDVAKIF